One Natranaerovirga hydrolytica genomic region harbors:
- a CDS encoding ACT domain-containing protein, with protein MKKSIITVVGKDKVGIIAKVCTYLAESHINILDISQTLVQDFFNMMMIVDIKDMEKPFETTVEELNELGKEIGVNIRIQHEEIFNQMHRI; from the coding sequence ATGAAAAAATCAATAATTACAGTAGTTGGAAAAGATAAAGTAGGTATTATTGCGAAAGTGTGTACGTATTTAGCAGAAAGTCATATTAATATCCTTGATATTTCTCAAACTTTGGTTCAAGACTTCTTTAATATGATGATGATTGTTGATATAAAAGATATGGAAAAACCTTTTGAAACAACAGTTGAAGAATTAAATGAACTTGGAAAAGAAATTGGCGTTAACATCAGAATACAGCATGAAGAAATTTTTAATCAAATGCATAGAATCTAG
- a CDS encoding diguanylate cyclase has product MDRLLRYEKKFLKIDNSILLIATALLILYLFSGRLEEVLWYIFAFAFLTQIINYILFFFKYFQRYEIYYLIKYLKIILVAFLIFQEASFMDSIGSILYLLFFIEIVIVSGSHSKISQYFLFSICVFPLFFVYLIASLYMKRSFDNVLYLIFFIALFVCVLMGLVYIIMENVKELNNQLLTQKRITEKAKETNKNLVDAQEKIKIAHKQLTIKNADLKQAYKKLNFASSEMYIQNELLKYISTSLEIDSLMEMVTDSIIGAIGVDTCSIIIYNDSKDEYQFKIKSTYSQDYSSQLDQHIKSGVLDSFFESTQAIIDNNVEKSKYPFLDDRVVGSLMIMPLTRDDLTYGLLIAEQKANNRFTDNMQFFDGIATEISIAIHNANLYAKMEELATHDGLTKVYNRTFIQKHFSEMIKNAIMNKSCVSVALFDIDKFKRINDTYGHLFGDEVIKMTARVTEKIVMLNHGIMGRFGGEEFVIILPKKTTEEALEIVQEVHNAIKDEALYHNGEQINIDVSIGVANYPETCKNPSELLNRADLAMYHSKENGRGRITIDNRED; this is encoded by the coding sequence ATGGATAGGTTATTAAGGTATGAAAAGAAATTCTTGAAAATAGATAATAGCATTCTGTTGATTGCAACGGCGCTCCTTATACTTTATCTTTTTTCAGGTCGATTAGAGGAAGTTTTATGGTATATTTTTGCCTTTGCATTTTTGACACAGATTATTAATTACATTTTATTTTTCTTTAAATACTTTCAAAGATATGAAATTTATTATTTAATCAAGTACTTAAAAATTATATTGGTTGCTTTTTTGATTTTTCAAGAAGCATCTTTTATGGATTCTATTGGTTCCATTTTATATTTGTTGTTTTTCATAGAAATTGTCATTGTCTCAGGCTCTCACTCAAAAATTTCCCAGTATTTTTTATTTAGTATATGTGTTTTTCCTCTTTTTTTTGTTTATTTAATTGCTTCATTGTATATGAAAAGATCATTTGACAATGTTTTGTATTTAATATTTTTTATTGCACTATTTGTCTGTGTTCTAATGGGGCTTGTATACATTATCATGGAAAATGTAAAAGAACTTAACAATCAATTGTTGACTCAAAAAAGAATAACTGAAAAAGCAAAAGAAACCAATAAGAATCTTGTAGATGCTCAAGAAAAAATCAAAATAGCCCATAAACAATTAACCATTAAAAATGCTGATTTAAAACAAGCTTATAAAAAATTAAATTTTGCTAGTTCAGAAATGTATATTCAGAACGAATTATTAAAATATATTAGCACGTCCTTAGAAATTGATAGTTTGATGGAAATGGTAACGGATTCTATTATCGGTGCAATTGGTGTAGATACCTGTTCCATTATTATATATAATGATTCCAAAGACGAATATCAATTTAAAATTAAAAGTACTTACAGTCAAGATTACTCAAGTCAATTGGATCAACATATAAAATCAGGTGTTTTAGATTCGTTTTTTGAATCGACTCAAGCCATTATTGATAACAATGTTGAAAAAAGTAAGTACCCTTTTTTAGATGATCGAGTAGTGGGTTCTTTAATGATTATGCCTTTAACAAGAGATGATTTAACCTATGGTTTATTAATTGCTGAACAAAAAGCAAACAATCGTTTTACTGATAATATGCAATTCTTTGATGGCATTGCAACGGAGATCAGTATTGCTATTCATAATGCCAATTTATATGCTAAGATGGAAGAATTAGCAACTCACGATGGTTTGACAAAAGTTTATAACAGAACCTTTATTCAAAAACATTTTAGTGAAATGATAAAAAATGCCATCATGAATAAAAGTTGCGTTTCAGTCGCTTTATTTGATATCGATAAGTTCAAACGTATTAATGATACTTATGGCCATTTGTTTGGTGATGAAGTGATAAAAATGACCGCTCGAGTAACTGAAAAAATTGTGATGCTCAATCATGGTATAATGGGAAGATTCGGTGGAGAAGAGTTTGTTATTATTCTTCCTAAAAAGACTACCGAAGAAGCTCTGGAAATTGTACAAGAGGTTCATAATGCTATAAAAGATGAAGCCCTTTATCACAATGGTGAACAAATAAATATTGATGTGAGTATAGGTGTTGCAAATTATCCTGAAACTTGTAAAAATCCAAGTGAATTGCTTAATCGAGCAGACCTTGCTATGTATCATTCCAAAGAAAATGGTAGAGGCCGAATTACCATAGACAATAGAGAAGATTAA
- the coaE gene encoding dephospho-CoA kinase (Dephospho-CoA kinase (CoaE) performs the final step in coenzyme A biosynthesis.) — MKKIGLIGGVGTGKSLVAKLIQEHFNAYIIKADEVGHQLIKKGYKSYDLIVDDFGTDILDENKEIHRGKLSEIVMNDSEKLKRLNAYTHPYIYDYIKEEIDSVDDKGEYAYLILEVPLMIESGFDVLVDEILYVHTDVDIRINRLKGTRNYSEEKIQRIMDKQLTDDKYKKVADHIIYNNTTVEDTLKQIKKILGGGQYENN; from the coding sequence TTGAAAAAAATAGGTTTAATTGGTGGTGTAGGCACGGGCAAATCACTTGTTGCTAAATTAATTCAAGAACATTTTAACGCCTATATTATTAAAGCAGATGAAGTGGGCCATCAGTTAATAAAAAAAGGCTATAAAAGTTATGATTTAATAGTGGATGATTTTGGTACAGATATCTTAGATGAGAACAAAGAAATCCATCGAGGAAAACTCAGTGAAATCGTTATGAATGATTCTGAGAAACTGAAACGTTTAAATGCCTATACCCATCCATATATTTACGATTATATAAAAGAAGAAATAGACAGTGTAGATGATAAAGGTGAATACGCTTATCTGATATTAGAAGTTCCCTTAATGATTGAATCAGGATTTGATGTACTAGTGGATGAAATTTTGTATGTTCATACAGATGTAGATATTAGAATTAATAGGCTCAAAGGGACTAGAAATTATTCAGAAGAAAAAATACAACGTATAATGGACAAACAATTAACTGATGATAAGTATAAAAAAGTAGCAGACCATATTATTTACAACAATACAACCGTAGAAGATACGTTAAAACAAATAAAAAAAATTTTAGGTGGAGGTCAATATGAAAACAACTAG
- a CDS encoding MBL fold metallo-hydrolase — protein sequence MYLSSIASGSSGNCIYVGSEQTNLIIDAGVSGKKIECGLNSIGLKTAEMDGIFVTHEHSDHIKGIGVVARRYGIPIYATQETAQAILNTQSVGKIPEGLIHIINSNEDLHIKDLTIHPYNIPHDAVDPVCYTIMNDQKKVSIATDLGNYNDYIIEKLSDSNILFIEANHDINMLQVGAYPYFLKQRILGEEGHLSNESCGQLIAKLSHSALEHIVLGHLSNENNFEELAFKTVQMEINALCDYNADELNMFVASRKEHSKRIAI from the coding sequence ATGTACCTATCTAGTATTGCAAGTGGCAGTAGTGGCAATTGTATTTACGTTGGTTCTGAACAAACAAATTTAATCATAGACGCAGGAGTTAGTGGCAAAAAAATTGAATGTGGACTGAATTCAATCGGTTTAAAAACAGCTGAAATGGATGGTATATTCGTAACACATGAGCATTCAGACCACATTAAAGGGATTGGTGTTGTTGCTAGACGATATGGTATTCCTATTTATGCAACCCAAGAAACGGCACAAGCCATTTTAAACACTCAATCTGTGGGTAAAATTCCAGAGGGACTAATCCATATTATCAATAGCAATGAAGATTTACACATTAAGGATTTAACCATACATCCTTACAATATACCTCATGACGCAGTAGACCCAGTGTGTTATACTATAATGAATGACCAAAAAAAGGTAAGTATTGCTACAGATTTAGGTAATTATAATGACTATATTATTGAAAAATTATCTGATTCAAATATATTATTTATAGAAGCCAATCATGACATTAATATGCTTCAAGTGGGTGCCTATCCGTATTTTTTAAAACAAAGAATATTGGGTGAAGAAGGTCACTTATCCAATGAATCTTGTGGTCAACTGATTGCAAAATTAAGTCATAGCGCCTTAGAGCACATTGTACTAGGACACCTAAGCAATGAAAATAACTTTGAAGAACTGGCTTTTAAGACCGTTCAAATGGAGATTAATGCATTATGTGATTATAACGCAGATGAATTAAATATGTTTGTAGCAAGCAGAAAAGAGCACTCTAAACGCATTGCAATTTAA
- a CDS encoding PFL family protein: MINLFEVNETNKMIDQENLDVRTITLGINLLDCADSDLEKLNEKIYHKITTTAKDLVKVGKEIETQYGIPIVNKRISITPISLVAHFDNEEAYISIAKTLDKAAKEVGVNFIGGFSALVSKGMTKSDRMLINSIPKALSTTERVCSSVNVGSTKTGINMDAVKLIGSIVKETATLTKDDDSIGCAKFVVFCNAPDDNPFMAGAFHGVTEYDAVINVGVSGPGVVKKALETVRHADFGVLCETIKKTAFKITRVGMLVAREASHRLDIPFGIIDLSLAPTPAIGDSIADILEEIGVEYAGAPGTTAALALLNDQVKKGGAMASSYVGGLSGAFIPVSEDQGMINATLAGALNIEKLEAMSCVCSVGLDMVAIPGNTKETTIAGIIADEMAIGMINQKTTAVRIIPVIGKDVGDQAEFGGLLGYAPIMPVNQFSCDRFINRGGRIPAPIHSYKN, from the coding sequence ATGATTAATTTATTTGAAGTAAATGAAACGAATAAAATGATTGATCAAGAGAATCTGGATGTAAGAACAATTACTCTTGGTATCAATTTATTAGATTGCGCAGATAGTGATTTAGAAAAATTAAATGAAAAAATATATCATAAAATTACGACAACAGCAAAAGACTTAGTAAAAGTTGGAAAAGAAATAGAAACCCAATATGGTATTCCAATTGTGAATAAAAGAATATCCATTACACCTATATCTTTAGTGGCACATTTTGACAATGAAGAAGCTTATATTTCCATTGCCAAAACATTAGATAAGGCGGCTAAAGAAGTTGGTGTCAATTTTATAGGTGGCTTTTCAGCTTTGGTGTCTAAGGGAATGACTAAAAGTGATAGAATGTTGATTAATTCTATTCCAAAAGCATTATCAACGACTGAAAGAGTCTGTTCATCTGTTAATGTGGGTTCTACAAAAACAGGTATTAATATGGACGCTGTGAAATTAATTGGAAGCATTGTAAAAGAAACAGCCACATTAACCAAAGATGACGATTCAATAGGATGCGCCAAATTTGTGGTTTTCTGTAATGCGCCAGATGATAACCCTTTTATGGCAGGTGCATTCCATGGGGTTACAGAATATGACGCGGTTATAAATGTAGGAGTCAGTGGTCCAGGTGTGGTTAAAAAAGCCCTTGAAACCGTTAGACATGCAGATTTTGGTGTATTATGTGAAACCATTAAAAAAACAGCTTTTAAAATAACACGCGTAGGTATGCTAGTGGCACGAGAAGCGTCACATAGATTAGACATACCCTTTGGTATTATAGACTTATCCTTAGCACCAACACCAGCAATTGGGGATAGTATTGCAGATATTCTAGAAGAAATCGGTGTGGAATATGCAGGTGCTCCTGGAACAACGGCAGCGTTGGCATTGCTTAACGACCAAGTTAAAAAAGGTGGTGCAATGGCTTCTTCATATGTAGGTGGGCTAAGTGGTGCGTTTATTCCTGTCAGCGAAGACCAAGGGATGATTAATGCAACTTTAGCAGGTGCTTTAAATATTGAAAAACTAGAAGCGATGTCTTGTGTTTGTTCCGTTGGTTTAGATATGGTTGCAATCCCTGGTAACACGAAAGAAACAACGATTGCAGGTATTATTGCTGATGAAATGGCAATTGGTATGATTAATCAAAAAACAACGGCTGTTCGTATTATTCCTGTAATTGGTAAGGATGTTGGAGACCAAGCAGAGTTTGGTGGTTTATTAGGTTATGCACCTATTATGCCTGTTAATCAGTTTAGTTGTGATCGATTCATTAATAGAGGCGGTCGTATACCAGCACCCATTCATAGTTATAAAAACTAA
- a CDS encoding peptide ABC transporter substrate-binding protein, translated as MKTTRNLLIVILLVISLAFVGCQENDIIGEDNGNGTQDEGDNRVEIPDPDFGGTIQLSITNPETLNPIQNKDRDIDQFLQLVYEPLFVLNEEEKPVPNLIETYTISDSGTYIDIKLKENLHWHDGEPIVAGDIIFTYEALRAADLDVVYKKCVENIARMSKLDEDEVRVYFNQESILNVYAFLFPIIPEHYYEGNLNNDSNASMSPVGSGMYQFDAFVSNNSIELSRNDNWLGGDIYIDKVIGNVIHDNDAKAESFKQNLTHVFNPSILNWQNYSDREKIKTMTYTTYYYDFIGFNFDNNVLDNQGIRQAIAFAIDREAIVNTLYVGNGVVSDVPLHPNSWLGESIDNHYALDVEEASNLLEQNGWSEKNEEGILTSGASTLSFDLLVNQNDSIKLELANLIEEQLHDIGIEIIVNPVDYESYQNALMEGNYDMVLGAWKLSPIPDLSFAFHSDSNPQYNFINYSDPQMDSLLNNAYRSFNEEDALTAYDELLSYIQTELPYFSLFFNDSATFLGQDVFGELKPNTYNVYKDFNHLYMNLD; from the coding sequence ATGAAAACAACTAGAAACTTACTAATAGTCATACTGCTTGTGATTAGTTTAGCATTTGTGGGGTGCCAAGAAAACGATATTATTGGAGAGGATAACGGTAATGGTACACAAGATGAGGGTGATAATCGTGTAGAGATTCCTGATCCTGATTTTGGCGGTACAATCCAATTAAGCATTACCAATCCAGAAACTTTAAATCCAATCCAAAATAAAGATAGAGACATCGATCAATTTTTACAACTGGTTTACGAACCATTATTTGTATTGAATGAAGAAGAAAAACCTGTTCCTAATTTAATTGAAACGTATACGATTTCTGATTCAGGAACTTATATTGATATTAAGTTAAAAGAGAACCTTCATTGGCATGATGGTGAACCTATTGTGGCTGGGGATATTATATTTACTTATGAAGCATTAAGAGCAGCTGATTTAGATGTGGTATATAAAAAATGTGTTGAAAATATTGCGAGAATGTCTAAGTTAGATGAAGATGAAGTAAGAGTATACTTTAATCAAGAATCTATCTTGAATGTATATGCTTTTTTATTTCCAATCATTCCAGAACATTATTATGAAGGGAACTTAAATAATGATTCTAATGCAAGTATGTCACCTGTAGGAAGTGGTATGTATCAATTTGATGCCTTTGTTTCTAATAATTCAATTGAATTATCACGCAATGACAATTGGTTGGGTGGTGACATTTATATCGATAAAGTAATTGGTAATGTCATTCATGACAATGATGCTAAAGCAGAATCCTTTAAGCAAAATTTAACCCATGTATTTAACCCTAGTATTTTAAACTGGCAAAATTATTCTGACAGAGAAAAAATAAAAACCATGACCTATACAACGTACTATTATGATTTTATCGGTTTTAATTTTGACAATAATGTATTAGACAATCAAGGGATAAGACAAGCCATAGCCTTTGCAATTGATCGAGAAGCAATTGTTAATACGCTGTATGTTGGTAATGGTGTTGTATCAGATGTTCCGCTTCACCCTAATTCTTGGTTAGGTGAATCCATTGACAATCATTATGCATTGGATGTAGAAGAAGCTTCTAATTTATTAGAACAAAATGGTTGGTCAGAAAAGAACGAAGAAGGCATTCTAACAAGTGGTGCAAGTACATTGTCATTTGATTTATTAGTGAACCAAAATGATAGCATAAAATTAGAATTGGCGAATCTTATTGAAGAACAATTACATGACATTGGAATAGAGATCATTGTAAACCCTGTTGATTATGAAAGTTATCAAAATGCATTAATGGAAGGAAATTATGATATGGTTTTAGGGGCTTGGAAACTGTCTCCAATTCCTGACTTAAGTTTTGCATTTCATTCAGATTCTAACCCACAGTATAATTTCATAAATTATAGTGATCCACAAATGGACAGTTTATTGAATAATGCTTATAGATCATTTAATGAAGAAGATGCTTTAACAGCATACGATGAACTTTTATCCTATATACAAACGGAATTACCTTACTTTAGTTTGTTCTTTAATGATTCAGCAACTTTTTTAGGACAAGATGTTTTTGGAGAATTAAAGCCTAATACTTATAACGTTTATAAAGATTTCAATCATTTGTATATGAATTTAGATTAA
- the pilM gene encoding pilus assembly protein PilM — MTEAEKNDALVFGLDIGTRSIVGIVGYKNNDTFNVIGHYFLEHETRAMIDGQIHDINKVAETVKTVKEKLEEQINKPLKNVCIAAAGRVLKTASVLTQIEFDTETLITEDHIYSLELKGVEKAHKEVSHTYNDTKYHCVGYSVVKYYLNDYIMVNLLDHKAKKIAAEVLATFLPQEVIDSLYAVIDKVGLTVSNLTLEPIAAINVAIPEQYRLLNIALVDVGAGTSDIAITREGSVIAYGMIPYAGDKITEQLVHKYLVDFKTAEKMKLDLDKKETITFKDIMGIVHKCEYEEILEAISPVIIEMSKAIALKIKELNGNKATNAVFCVGGGGQVHSFTQLLSEELALQQERVALRGSEVLDSVTMHKKGVKKEPSLVTPVGIALSAYYQNSHFIKVYVNDTPVKIYNNNKLTVIDVAVHIGFDHKHLFPKKGEPLKFQLNDQKVTIKGQIGEPAKILLNEKEVSINAPIKQDDKIQIIEATKGCKPSISINDLKEYESSILFYVNNQKISCPRLIKVNEDYVDAQYTIKNNDRIMIQDYYSLEDLLKYMDLDIDYDDITINDTKAKKDSLIFAGNVVKWNEKKKVKTIDDILSEDLEVATKKNNLADEPLTMGKHKYNHINVQVNGEYITLQNKSEYMFVDIFDHIDFDLKTPKGKLITKINNHDNIAYTQRLFDGDIIELYWEGKNNG; from the coding sequence ATGACAGAAGCAGAAAAAAATGACGCTTTAGTTTTTGGTTTAGATATAGGAACGAGAAGTATTGTTGGCATTGTTGGGTATAAAAACAATGATACATTTAATGTTATTGGACATTATTTTTTAGAACATGAAACAAGAGCAATGATTGATGGACAAATTCATGACATTAATAAAGTAGCAGAAACTGTTAAAACTGTTAAAGAAAAACTAGAAGAACAGATAAATAAACCTCTTAAAAATGTATGCATAGCCGCAGCTGGTAGAGTGCTTAAAACAGCAAGTGTTTTAACACAAATAGAATTTGATACAGAAACATTAATTACAGAAGATCATATTTACTCTTTGGAATTAAAAGGTGTAGAAAAAGCTCATAAAGAGGTCAGTCATACATATAATGACACAAAATACCATTGCGTAGGCTATTCAGTCGTAAAATACTATTTAAATGACTATATAATGGTGAATTTATTGGATCATAAAGCTAAGAAAATAGCTGCTGAAGTATTGGCAACGTTTTTACCTCAAGAAGTCATTGATAGTTTATATGCCGTTATTGATAAAGTGGGTTTGACTGTTTCTAACCTTACCTTAGAGCCTATTGCAGCTATAAACGTTGCTATACCAGAGCAATACAGACTTTTAAACATTGCCTTAGTAGATGTTGGTGCGGGGACATCAGATATTGCCATAACCCGTGAAGGTAGTGTTATTGCCTATGGTATGATTCCTTATGCAGGTGATAAAATAACAGAGCAATTGGTTCATAAATACCTTGTGGATTTTAAGACGGCAGAAAAAATGAAGTTAGATTTAGATAAAAAAGAAACCATTACATTTAAAGACATTATGGGTATTGTACATAAGTGTGAGTACGAAGAAATACTAGAAGCGATCTCACCTGTTATCATAGAAATGTCAAAAGCCATTGCATTAAAGATAAAAGAGTTAAATGGCAATAAAGCGACTAATGCTGTTTTTTGTGTAGGCGGTGGTGGTCAAGTTCATTCTTTTACTCAACTTTTATCAGAAGAACTTGCTTTACAGCAAGAAAGAGTTGCTTTAAGAGGCAGTGAAGTATTAGACAGTGTAACGATGCATAAAAAAGGCGTAAAAAAAGAACCTTCTTTAGTGACGCCAGTAGGTATTGCTTTAAGTGCCTATTATCAAAACAGTCATTTTATAAAAGTATATGTAAATGACACGCCTGTAAAAATCTATAATAATAACAAATTAACTGTGATTGATGTGGCCGTTCATATTGGCTTTGACCATAAACATTTATTTCCTAAAAAAGGAGAGCCCTTAAAATTTCAACTTAATGATCAAAAAGTGACCATTAAAGGACAAATTGGTGAGCCGGCGAAGATATTATTAAATGAAAAGGAAGTCAGCATTAATGCCCCTATTAAACAAGATGATAAAATTCAAATTATTGAAGCAACAAAAGGCTGTAAGCCGTCTATAAGTATTAATGATTTAAAAGAATATGAATCAAGTATACTATTTTATGTTAACAATCAAAAAATTTCTTGTCCTAGATTAATAAAGGTTAATGAGGACTATGTAGATGCTCAATACACGATCAAAAACAATGACCGTATAATGATCCAAGATTATTATTCCTTAGAAGATTTATTGAAATATATGGATTTGGACATTGATTATGATGACATTACCATAAATGATACAAAAGCTAAAAAAGATAGTTTAATATTTGCAGGAAATGTAGTAAAATGGAATGAGAAAAAAAAAGTTAAAACCATAGATGATATTTTATCCGAGGATCTAGAAGTGGCCACTAAAAAAAACAATTTAGCAGATGAACCTTTAACAATGGGTAAGCATAAGTATAATCATATTAATGTACAAGTGAATGGCGAATACATTACGTTACAAAACAAATCTGAATATATGTTTGTAGATATATTTGATCATATTGACTTTGACTTAAAAACGCCAAAAGGTAAACTCATTACTAAGATTAATAATCATGATAACATAGCTTATACTCAGCGACTATTTGATGGCGATATCATAGAATTATACTGGGAAGGGAAAAACAATGGATAG